In Citrus sinensis cultivar Valencia sweet orange chromosome 2, DVS_A1.0, whole genome shotgun sequence, a single genomic region encodes these proteins:
- the LOC102613613 gene encoding transcription factor GTE4 isoform X2 produces the protein MASGPIVEGNDGANREKQRYSESKVYTRKAFKGPKKQNTNATATAAADNTNAPAAAANNVSAVTTTTATTTTTITTDVTANENNRDENNDVEIDKDGNNGSEGNKNENDATENSKNEYNGTKSFMNQNNGIENNRNENDNEKSSIPEQPTQTLTVADTNLDQQPVVSHLDAASDDSSSLNRQQGGVVVAATTREAPSENGVVAVKSGDGRVKISLGSSTKREMREIRKKLEIELDTVRSLVKRIEAKEVQISGGVSNSGVLPVSDVVDNGIKRGHSEVASVGVPVTRVGITRPSRPLNQLSISTVENSLGLSENVEKEKRTPKANQFYRNSEFLLAKDKFPPAESNKKSKLNGKKQAGNELAHGFGTGSKIFKSCSALLEKLMKHKHGWVFNAPVDVKNLGLHDYFTIIRHPMDLGTVKTRLNKNWYKSPKEFAEDVRLTFHNAMTYNPKGQDVHIMAEQLLKIFEDKWVVIESEYNREMRIGADYEMGFHTPTSRKAPPLPPPLDMRRILDRSESITHPMDSRLKPISTTPSSRTPAPKKPKAKDPHKRDMTYDEKQKLSTNLQSLPSEKLDNIVQIIKKRNSSLFQHDDEIEVDIDSVDAETLWELDRFVTNYKKSLSKNKRKAELANQARAVAQQNVQQQTPAPVVTEVRKEIRTDDRIGSTSSPVQVEKQVDNGSRSSSSSSSSSDSGSSSSDSETSSSGSEGGNSPRT, from the exons ATGGCTTCGGGGCCAATAGTAGAAGGGAATGATGGAGCTAATAGAGAGAAGCAGAGATATTCTGAGAGCAAGGTATATACGAGAAAAGCTTTTAAGGGTCCGAAGAAACAAAACACAAACGCCACCGCCACCGCCGCTGCGGACAACACTAACGCTCCTGCCGCCGCGGCCAATAATGTGTCCGCCGTTACTACTACAACGgcaaccaccaccaccaccatcaccaCGGACGTGACCGCCAATGAAAACAACAGGGACGAGAACAACGATGTCGAAATTGACAAGGACGGGAACAACGGCAGCGAAGGCAACAAGAACGAGAACGACGCCACTGAAAATAGCAAGAACGAGTACAACGGTACCAAAAGTTTCATGAACCAGAACAACGGTATAGAAAATAATAGGAATGAGAACGACAACGAGAAGAGTTCTATCCCAGAGCAGCCCACACAAACCTTAACTGTAGCAGACACAAATTTGGACCAGCAACCTGTTGTTTCGCATTTAGATGCTGCCTCAGATGACTCTTCAAGTCTTAATAGACAACAAGGTGGTGTGGTGGTGGCCGCCACCACGAGGGAGGCTCCTTCAGAGAATGGGGTGGTGGCAGTGAAGTCAGGGGATGGTAGGGTTAAGATAAGTTTGGGGTCAAGCACGAAGCGGGAGATGCGTGAGATTAGGAAGAAGCTGGAAATTGAGCTTGATACGGTAAGGAGCTTGGTGAAAAGGATTGAGGCGAAGGAGGTGCAGATAAGTGGCGGAGTTAGTAATTCGGGGGTATTGCCTGTGAGTGATGTGGTTGATAATGGCATTAAGAGAGGTCATTCAGAGGTGGCTTCGGTTGGAGTTCCGGTTACTCGTGTGGGTATTACTAGGCCGTCTAGACCTTTGAATCAGTTGAGTATATCGACTGTGGAGAATAGTCTGGGGCTCAGTGAAAATGtggagaaagagaagagaacTCCAAAAGCCAATCAGTTTTATAGGAATTCAGAGTTTCTACTTGCAAAAGATAAGTTTCCTCCTGCTGAGAGTAACAAGAAGTCTAAATTGAATGGAAAGAAGCAAGCAGGAAATGAATTGGCACATGGGTTTGGAACAGGGAGCAAAATTTTCAAGAGTTGTAGTGCTTTGCTTGAGAAGTTGATGAAGCACAAGCATGGTTGGGTGTTTAATGCTCCAGTTGATGTGAAGAATCTTGGTTTGCAtgattattttaccattattaGGCATCCAATGGATTTGGGGACCGTGAAGACAAGGCTAAACAAGAACTGGTACAAGTCTCCGAAAGAATTTGCAGAGGATGTCAGACTTACCTTTCACAATGCTATGACATATAACCCAAAAGGCCAAGATGTTCATATTATGGCAGAGCAGTTGTTGAAGATATTTGAGGACAAGTGGGTGGTTATAGAGTCGGAATATAATCGTGAGATGAGGATTGGTGCAGACTATGAGATGGGCTTTCATACACCCACATCAAGAAAGGCTCCTCCACTGCCACCGCCTCTTGATATGAGACGAATTTTGGATAGATCAGAATCAATTACACATCCTATGGATTCGAGACTGAAACCTATTAGTACCACTCCTTCAAGTAGGACCCCTGCTCCAAAGAAGCCGAAGGCGAAGGATCCACATAAAAGGGACATGACATATGATGAGAAGCAGAAGCTAAGCACAAACCTACAAAGTTTACCTTCAGAGAAGTTGGACAACATTGTACAGATTATAAAGAAAAGGAATTCATCACTTTTCCAACATGATGACGAAATTGAGGTAGACATTGATAGTGTTGATGCAGAGACTCTATGGGAGCTCGATAGGTTTGTAACCAACTACAAGAAGAGTTTGAGCAAGAACAAGAGAAAGGCCGAGCTTGCAAATCAAGCCAGAGCAGTAGCGCAGCAAAATGTCCAACAGCAG ACTCCAGCACCTGTTGTGACAGAGGTGCGGAAAGAAATCAGAACAG ATGACAGGATTGGTTCAACATCATCACCGGTTCAGGTGGAAAAACAGGTGGACAATGGAAGTAGGTCAAGTAGTTCAAGCAGCTCTAGCAGTGATTCTGGATCTTCTTCAAGTG ATAGTGAGACTTCTTCATCTGGATCTGAAGGGGGGAATTCACCAAGGACTTGA
- the LOC102613613 gene encoding transcription factor GTE4 isoform X1, which produces MASGPIVEGNDGANREKQRYSESKVYTRKAFKGPKKQNTNATATAAADNTNAPAAAANNVSAVTTTTATTTTTITTDVTANENNRDENNDVEIDKDGNNGSEGNKNENDATENSKNEYNGTKSFMNQNNGIENNRNENDNEKSSIPEQPTQTLTVADTNLDQQPVVSHLDAASDDSSSLNRQQGGVVVAATTREAPSENGVVAVKSGDGRVKISLGSSTKREMREIRKKLEIELDTVRSLVKRIEAKEVQISGGVSNSGVLPVSDVVDNGIKRGHSEVASVGVPVTRVGITRPSRPLNQLSISTVENSLGLSENVEKEKRTPKANQFYRNSEFLLAKDKFPPAESNKKSKLNGKKQAGNELAHGFGTGSKIFKSCSALLEKLMKHKHGWVFNAPVDVKNLGLHDYFTIIRHPMDLGTVKTRLNKNWYKSPKEFAEDVRLTFHNAMTYNPKGQDVHIMAEQLLKIFEDKWVVIESEYNREMRIGADYEMGFHTPTSRKAPPLPPPLDMRRILDRSESITHPMDSRLKPISTTPSSRTPAPKKPKAKDPHKRDMTYDEKQKLSTNLQSLPSEKLDNIVQIIKKRNSSLFQHDDEIEVDIDSVDAETLWELDRFVTNYKKSLSKNKRKAELANQARAVAQQNVQQQTPAPVVTEVRKEIRTDDRIGSTSSPVQVEKQVDNGSRSSSSSSSSSDSGSSSSDSDSETSSSGSEGGNSPRT; this is translated from the exons ATGGCTTCGGGGCCAATAGTAGAAGGGAATGATGGAGCTAATAGAGAGAAGCAGAGATATTCTGAGAGCAAGGTATATACGAGAAAAGCTTTTAAGGGTCCGAAGAAACAAAACACAAACGCCACCGCCACCGCCGCTGCGGACAACACTAACGCTCCTGCCGCCGCGGCCAATAATGTGTCCGCCGTTACTACTACAACGgcaaccaccaccaccaccatcaccaCGGACGTGACCGCCAATGAAAACAACAGGGACGAGAACAACGATGTCGAAATTGACAAGGACGGGAACAACGGCAGCGAAGGCAACAAGAACGAGAACGACGCCACTGAAAATAGCAAGAACGAGTACAACGGTACCAAAAGTTTCATGAACCAGAACAACGGTATAGAAAATAATAGGAATGAGAACGACAACGAGAAGAGTTCTATCCCAGAGCAGCCCACACAAACCTTAACTGTAGCAGACACAAATTTGGACCAGCAACCTGTTGTTTCGCATTTAGATGCTGCCTCAGATGACTCTTCAAGTCTTAATAGACAACAAGGTGGTGTGGTGGTGGCCGCCACCACGAGGGAGGCTCCTTCAGAGAATGGGGTGGTGGCAGTGAAGTCAGGGGATGGTAGGGTTAAGATAAGTTTGGGGTCAAGCACGAAGCGGGAGATGCGTGAGATTAGGAAGAAGCTGGAAATTGAGCTTGATACGGTAAGGAGCTTGGTGAAAAGGATTGAGGCGAAGGAGGTGCAGATAAGTGGCGGAGTTAGTAATTCGGGGGTATTGCCTGTGAGTGATGTGGTTGATAATGGCATTAAGAGAGGTCATTCAGAGGTGGCTTCGGTTGGAGTTCCGGTTACTCGTGTGGGTATTACTAGGCCGTCTAGACCTTTGAATCAGTTGAGTATATCGACTGTGGAGAATAGTCTGGGGCTCAGTGAAAATGtggagaaagagaagagaacTCCAAAAGCCAATCAGTTTTATAGGAATTCAGAGTTTCTACTTGCAAAAGATAAGTTTCCTCCTGCTGAGAGTAACAAGAAGTCTAAATTGAATGGAAAGAAGCAAGCAGGAAATGAATTGGCACATGGGTTTGGAACAGGGAGCAAAATTTTCAAGAGTTGTAGTGCTTTGCTTGAGAAGTTGATGAAGCACAAGCATGGTTGGGTGTTTAATGCTCCAGTTGATGTGAAGAATCTTGGTTTGCAtgattattttaccattattaGGCATCCAATGGATTTGGGGACCGTGAAGACAAGGCTAAACAAGAACTGGTACAAGTCTCCGAAAGAATTTGCAGAGGATGTCAGACTTACCTTTCACAATGCTATGACATATAACCCAAAAGGCCAAGATGTTCATATTATGGCAGAGCAGTTGTTGAAGATATTTGAGGACAAGTGGGTGGTTATAGAGTCGGAATATAATCGTGAGATGAGGATTGGTGCAGACTATGAGATGGGCTTTCATACACCCACATCAAGAAAGGCTCCTCCACTGCCACCGCCTCTTGATATGAGACGAATTTTGGATAGATCAGAATCAATTACACATCCTATGGATTCGAGACTGAAACCTATTAGTACCACTCCTTCAAGTAGGACCCCTGCTCCAAAGAAGCCGAAGGCGAAGGATCCACATAAAAGGGACATGACATATGATGAGAAGCAGAAGCTAAGCACAAACCTACAAAGTTTACCTTCAGAGAAGTTGGACAACATTGTACAGATTATAAAGAAAAGGAATTCATCACTTTTCCAACATGATGACGAAATTGAGGTAGACATTGATAGTGTTGATGCAGAGACTCTATGGGAGCTCGATAGGTTTGTAACCAACTACAAGAAGAGTTTGAGCAAGAACAAGAGAAAGGCCGAGCTTGCAAATCAAGCCAGAGCAGTAGCGCAGCAAAATGTCCAACAGCAG ACTCCAGCACCTGTTGTGACAGAGGTGCGGAAAGAAATCAGAACAG ATGACAGGATTGGTTCAACATCATCACCGGTTCAGGTGGAAAAACAGGTGGACAATGGAAGTAGGTCAAGTAGTTCAAGCAGCTCTAGCAGTGATTCTGGATCTTCTTCAAGTG ATTCAGATAGTGAGACTTCTTCATCTGGATCTGAAGGGGGGAATTCACCAAGGACTTGA